The stretch of DNA GATTCTAAAACTTTTAGAAGGTAAAACTTACGGTATTAAAAAATAGAAGGTAAGAATGGAAACTTAAGGTCTCAATGCATCTAGTTGAGTAAAAAAATCTTCTTCCGTACGATTTGAATTAGCAGCCAAATCAGCACCATGTTCTCCCAAAAAGGTAACATTCCCGTTATGCTCTACACCAAATTCCCAATAATGTACCTCATCACAACTCCCTAAGCAATCCCCTGTTTGATAACTATAGGTAATAATGTAGCCTTCTTCGACCACTCTCAATTTGATGTCACTATCCGTTGAGCTACCACCTGGCAATTCGACCATCCAAACTCCATCTAAAATAGAAATTTCATTAGCGACAAATCTCATATTAAGAGGCTTAGTACTAGACGCATCTAATACAATATAAGCATCTGTGGTTTCTACGACCTCCAGTTTTAAATCATAAGCAGGAAAAGTGCGTTGGATGGGATTTTGGCTTAGGTCTTTTCCCCAATCAGATTCTTTGCCAATAATTATACGTATATTGCTCACATTAGCTATTTCTGAAGCATGAATATCATAACGATAAGTTACAGCATTTGCCGCAATGGAAGGATCCTCTGACACAGCAACCAAAGCATCTTCAATCGAGTAGATCAGATGTTCTGAGATAGAGCTAGTTGCTTTATCCGTTGTTAATCTTGCTGCTAATTGTATCGCATCTTTATGATAAGTAGAATTTTGAGCTATACTGGTAGAATTTATTAAAATAACAAGTAGTATTACAATAGAGAATAATTGATGCATACCTGACTAATTTTGAGTTCTTATTGCTTAGTAATTCATCGTTGGGGATTGAGTAAGTGACAATTACTAAAATTTACCATTGGGGGTATTTTATGGCAATTTTTATTTGAAATAAATAATTATTCCAATACACCTCTTTTGCTAAGTTGTTTTGCCTCCCTTTTTGCCAAAGTACTACTTTTGTAAATTTCTACCTAATTTTTAATCTAAAAAAAATTAACTTTTTAATTTTATGCTATTAGCTTATTCTACCCTATCTATCCTACTCATTATAGGCTACTTAGTCATCATTTCCTCTTATATTTATTATTGGAATAAACTAGAAGTATGGAATATTCCGCCTCATTATACTCCCAAAACTACTGTAACTGTAATTGTTGCTGCACGAAATGAAGCACTGCATATCGTTGATTGTTTGGAGGCTCTGCTAGCACAGGATTATCCAACGCATTTGCTCCAAATCTGGGTCGTTAATGACCATTCAGAAGACAATACTGCCGATTTGGTAAAAGCTTACTCCCAAAATAACCTTTATCTGCTCAATCTCCCTTCTGGTAAAATGGGAAAAAAACAAGCCATTCAAGCTGCTATTGAGCAATCAAAAGGTCAATTAATTGTTACAACAGATGCAGATTGTATCATGGACAAAGAATGGTTAACGTATTTAGTGAGTTATTACGAAAGGCATCAAACTAAGTTTATAGCAGCTCCTGTGTCTTTTTATAAGGAAAAGTCTTTATTTGAACGCTTCCAAAGTTTAGATTTTATGGGAATGATGGCAGTGGCAGGTGCTGGTGTAAAAGGGCAATTTATGAACATGTGTAATGGGGCAAATCTAGCTTATGAGCGCAGAGCATTTGAAGCCGTTAATGGCTTTGATGGCATCAATCACATTGCCTCAGGTGATGATATGTTATTAATGCAAAAAATAGCCACAGACTACCCCAATCAAATTGGTTATCTCAAAAACCCCAACTGCCAAACGCTAACGTATGCCAAACCAAGCCTAAAATCGTTTATGCAACAAAGAATTCGTTGGGCTTCTAAATCTGATGCTTATACAGGCTGGCAAGTGCTTGCTATGTTAGCTACAGTTTGGATATTGTGCATTAGTATGTTTTTAGATCTTTTATTAATGCCCTTTCATCCTGTGTTTTTGCTCCTGTTTGTCTTAAAATTTGGATTTAAAGGGATTGCTGATTTTTTCTTTTTAAGAATGATGACAATCTTTTTTAACCGCCCTCAATTGATGCGTGTCTTTATCCCTTCCTTGTTTTTACACTGGTGGTATATCGCCATCATTGGTAGCCTTGGCAATTTTGTTAAACGTTATGAATGGAAAAATCGGCGAGTAAGCTAAATTTTATCGTTTAACAATCTTTTTTTTATCTATTGAACAGGTCTATGTTTTGCCAATAGATTAGCTACAAAATTATTCTGCACCAATTTTTTTTACGGTTCTAAATAACCGCTCAAAAACTATTTTCACGAAGAGGTCGTAAAAGGTCATATACCCCTTGATTATTTATTTACAGCCTTTTTTTTCCTGTCTTTTTTTTCTAAAAATCATTGCTGCACAAAAGCAATTGAAACACAATAAACACAAATATAAAAAAGTAGCAACGCTATCTTTTAGCCCCACAAACAACTATTAACCAACCAATTAGTTTAAAAAATAAAACGCAAAAAAGTATCATTTCTGCAAAAAAAAGAATATTTTTGTATTTGACCTCAGAAGGTCCCCCAAATATTTTATTCCACAAAACCAAATTTATAAATGAACAACTTCCACAAAATGTTGGGCACTCTGCTATTTTTGGCAGGTACCCATTATTCCCTATTTGCACAAAATGTTGGTATCGGTACCAATACTCCCCATAATAGTGCAAAACTACACATTTCAGACACCAATCGAGGTATTTTAATTCCCCAAATATCCATTGGTAACACTTCATCTGCTGCCCCCGTTACTAGCCCAGCAGTAGGTTTATTGGTCTTCAATACGAACACGACTACAACAGGTGGTGGTGGGCAAGGATTTTATTTCTGGAATGGCAGCCAATGGGCTATGTTATCTACAAGTTCAGGAACCGATGATCAAAACCTTACAGGTGCTACCTTAACAGGAAATAACTTAACGATTGACATTGAAGATGGTGCGTCTACTGTTGTTGACCTATCTGCTTTAGTGAATGATGCTGATTTTGTTATTGGTAACGAATACAATACAGGTGCTTCACTTACAGGAACAACCTTGAATGTAACAGATGGCGGTGGTACTCAGAGCGTCAACCTTGCTGCATTAAGAAGAAATGCAGAAAATGGCCTTTATGTAAATGCAGGAACCAATGCCATTCGTTTAGGTGGTTCTTTGTTAGAGAATACCACGATTACGCAAAACACTAATAATATGACATTTAACCTAAATAGTAGTGGTGACTTTCATATTCAGGATGGAGGGATTAACCATTTTTCTGTTATAGACAACGGAAATACTTACTTTGGTGGTGATGTCTATTGGAGAGATGAAAATACAGCAGGCACTATCCTTGCTCAACTATTTGATGATGGCAATGATGGCCGATTTAGAATTATGGAAAACGGTATTACTTCGGTTGATTTAGATGCTAATACTCAATTTATTTTTAATGAACAAGGTTTGGATCGCAACTTTAGAATCGAATCCAATACGAATAACGATATGTTTTTTATGGATGCTGGTCTAAATCGAGTATCTATTGGTACCGATCTCTCAGCAGGTACCTTTAATGTACTGGGAAATTCTTATCATTCTGATGATATTTACCTACGAGATGGTGCCGTTAATACGGGGGATATTTTGGTTCGAATTTTCGATTCTGCTGACGACGGTATTATTGATGTTTACGAAGACAACCTAATGAACCATCGCATTCATGGCAATGGGACTACCGTATTCAATGAGCAAGGCAATAATAACGCTGATGTTCGGATGGAATCAGACACTAGAGCCAATGCTTTTTGGTTAGATGCCAGTGAAAATTTAATTCGTTTTGGTTCTGGCTCTACTGCTTCTGATTATCAAAATGGCGCAACGATTGGTACTACTGTTGTAGACTATGTAGCGGATTTTGACAGAGGTATTGGTGCCGTTGGTACTGCTATTGGGATCGGTTCTGTAGAATATTTGTTGGACAACTCCTCTGAAACAAGTATCAACAATGCCTTTTCTCCAACTACACACATTAATAGAGATTTAGGTTTTTCTACGACTACTCGTGGTTGGGATGATGTTTATGCTGATAATTTTGTCAACATATCTGACTTGAGAGAGAAAAAAGACATTCAAGAACTTCAATATGGTTTGAATGAAGTATTAAAAATGCGCCCTGTTTCTTATATTCTAAAGCAAGATCCTTTTGGAGATAGAAAATTAGGCTTAATTGCTCAAGAGGCCTTAGCCTTGGTTCCTGAAGCTGTAAAGACACACGACAATAAAATTCTTGATGAGAAAAAACCTGAAGAATACACTCGAATAGAACTAGAGCGTATGGGGATGACTTATCTGCAACTCATTCCTGTCTTAATTAAGGCGACACAAGAACAACAAACTTTAATTGAACGTCTAAAATCTGAAATCGAAACATTAAAGACTCATAAATAACAGCAATACCCATTATTGCTCTTACTCACTCCAATCCCAATTGGGCTTGCTATACGTTTTTAGCAAGCCCTCTTTTTATTTCTTTAGGAGTTTTTGTATCAACTCTTCTTCAAATTTTGTTTGCAAATAGGTTTCTTTATTTTTTTTATCCTTAGGAACCCAATTGTCTATTCGTGCCTTTTGAAGTATTATAGCACTAGATGTCTCATCACCAATCAATTCAATTTTAGTTGTCATTTGATAAACAATCCCTTCCATTTCAAAATTAACGGCATGATAAACGGCTCCTTTTGCATCTAAATAGATAGAATCTACTGTAAAGTGCTTTCGCTCAACAATCTTTTCTTCTTGTTCATAATAAAAGGTATCAAAAACAATCTTCTCATCTGAAATAAAACGCCATAAGGTGTCTTGATCTTCGCCCCAAGAATTGATAAAAAAATCGTTTGCATTATTTAGATAAGGCGAGATGGGCCATTGGGACTCTTTTTCTCTTAGTTGATTAATACGCTCAATTAATAGCCGCTTTGAAATTTCAAAATCATAGCGTTTCTTAATCTCCACATCATGATAATAACTGGTCGCACAGAAGGCAAATAAGGCTCCCAATGCTGGAAAAACAGGAGTTATACTTAGTCGCTTCAACTGTTTTTCTTGAGCTGCTATAAAATAGGCAAAAGGTAAAATTGAAAGCGCTATTAAATCGGTATAATCAACGACACGGCTGATGCTTAAAGGAGTAAAATTATTCCAACCGTTAATAAAGGGCTGACTAAAGGGGGATTTCCAATACACAAATAGGATCGCTGTGATCCAGAAAATTTTCGCTTTAAATTTGGGGAATAATGCTCCCCAAAACAAGACAAAAACAAACAGCCCTGCAACATCCGAAAGTTTGCCTGTTATCCAGTTGTTGTACTGTTCTTTTAAGATAAAATCATTTAATAAAAGTACTCCTAAAGCTCCAACGAACCAATTGGAAATTAATATTTCATAGCTTTTTTGTCTCATTTTTATATGTTAGTTTATCCCTAATATAGGAATAACTAGCCCTGCTTTATGATCTGCACAGCTTCTGTTTTCCCATCCATTGTGATCAAAATAAAATAAATGCCATTGTCTAAGGTAGATAAATCAAACGTATAAGCTGTTTCAACAACCGTTAATTGAGATAAAATAGTTTGCCCTGCTATATTTACCAATTTTAAGTTAATACTGTTAAAAGGTTGATCAATAACAACAGTCGCTTTATCTTTGGTAGGATTAGGATAAGTCAAATGCAAGGTTTGAGATTCTGGGATCAAATAACGATCCAATGTAATGCCACTAATCATTCTAACTTCTCCTGTTCCAAAATCTGATATATAAATGGTGTCTCCTGATGGACTAGCAACAATCCCATTGGGCTGACTAAAGGTAGCTTGATTAATCGCCCCATTCGTTGAACCTTGCCCCAAGCCTGTGTACCAAACCACACTGTCAATAAAAGAAGGGTTTACTTTATATATTTTGTGCTGATTGAAGGTAGTTCCCCACAAAGCGCCTTGTGCATAGGTAATAAATCCCAAATAAGATCCTCCAGGAATGGTTGCTACATAAGCCAACGAATCTTCATACACTTTAAATATTTTTCGATCTCCAAAATTGCCTACATAAAGTTGCCCGTTATCATCATAAGTCAAACCAACTGGACCATTTAAAGGCGCTCCTGCATGAAAAGGGCTTATGCTCCCATCAGGGGCTAATTTCATCAATTGATGCCCAGTATAGGTTGTAAAAATCATGGTGTCGCTATCTAGCTCTTTTATAATCCCAGAAGGATTAGTAACAAAGAAGGTATCTAAATACGTCCCTGTAGAGTCTAACTTATAAATTCGATTTCCAACATTGTCACAAACCAATAAGTTACCTTGAGTATCAAAAGCCAAACCATTGGGCGTGTTTAGACCAACTGCAACAGGGCTAATTTGCCCAGAGGCTGTTACCTTATATACATTAGCACCTTGATAGTGCGATCCATAAACATTTCCTTGCTGATCTGCAAAAAGGGCATCATCAATGCGTTGAGCAGGAGAACTAAAAAAAGTTGAAACCGTTTGTCCCCAAAGACAATGGCTTGCAAATAAAAGAATTGGTAGTAAATAATTTTTCATAATCTAGCTTTTTGGTACTTAAGTAAATTGCATATAAACCTACTTATTGCCTAATAGATATACAAATACAAAAAACTAAATTCCTCAAAAAAAACAGCCCTTTCTCACAGTCTACCAATTATTTACCCAAATACTTCATGGCAATTAAGCTCATGGTTTTAAGATACCAATACCGATCTTCTTTCCTCAAAAAAGTAAAGTCCATTCTAAAAAATTCAGAATGGACTTTATTTTAAATCTATGTTGTTCGATTAGAAATATTAGTGTTCTAAC from Aureispira anguillae encodes:
- a CDS encoding glycosyltransferase encodes the protein MLLAYSTLSILLIIGYLVIISSYIYYWNKLEVWNIPPHYTPKTTVTVIVAARNEALHIVDCLEALLAQDYPTHLLQIWVVNDHSEDNTADLVKAYSQNNLYLLNLPSGKMGKKQAIQAAIEQSKGQLIVTTDADCIMDKEWLTYLVSYYERHQTKFIAAPVSFYKEKSLFERFQSLDFMGMMAVAGAGVKGQFMNMCNGANLAYERRAFEAVNGFDGINHIASGDDMLLMQKIATDYPNQIGYLKNPNCQTLTYAKPSLKSFMQQRIRWASKSDAYTGWQVLAMLATVWILCISMFLDLLLMPFHPVFLLLFVLKFGFKGIADFFFLRMMTIFFNRPQLMRVFIPSLFLHWWYIAIIGSLGNFVKRYEWKNRRVS
- a CDS encoding tail fiber domain-containing protein — protein: MNNFHKMLGTLLFLAGTHYSLFAQNVGIGTNTPHNSAKLHISDTNRGILIPQISIGNTSSAAPVTSPAVGLLVFNTNTTTTGGGGQGFYFWNGSQWAMLSTSSGTDDQNLTGATLTGNNLTIDIEDGASTVVDLSALVNDADFVIGNEYNTGASLTGTTLNVTDGGGTQSVNLAALRRNAENGLYVNAGTNAIRLGGSLLENTTITQNTNNMTFNLNSSGDFHIQDGGINHFSVIDNGNTYFGGDVYWRDENTAGTILAQLFDDGNDGRFRIMENGITSVDLDANTQFIFNEQGLDRNFRIESNTNNDMFFMDAGLNRVSIGTDLSAGTFNVLGNSYHSDDIYLRDGAVNTGDILVRIFDSADDGIIDVYEDNLMNHRIHGNGTTVFNEQGNNNADVRMESDTRANAFWLDASENLIRFGSGSTASDYQNGATIGTTVVDYVADFDRGIGAVGTAIGIGSVEYLLDNSSETSINNAFSPTTHINRDLGFSTTTRGWDDVYADNFVNISDLREKKDIQELQYGLNEVLKMRPVSYILKQDPFGDRKLGLIAQEALALVPEAVKTHDNKILDEKKPEEYTRIELERMGMTYLQLIPVLIKATQEQQTLIERLKSEIETLKTHK
- a CDS encoding T9SS type A sorting domain-containing protein, translated to MKNYLLPILLFASHCLWGQTVSTFFSSPAQRIDDALFADQQGNVYGSHYQGANVYKVTASGQISPVAVGLNTPNGLAFDTQGNLLVCDNVGNRIYKLDSTGTYLDTFFVTNPSGIIKELDSDTMIFTTYTGHQLMKLAPDGSISPFHAGAPLNGPVGLTYDDNGQLYVGNFGDRKIFKVYEDSLAYVATIPGGSYLGFITYAQGALWGTTFNQHKIYKVNPSFIDSVVWYTGLGQGSTNGAINQATFSQPNGIVASPSGDTIYISDFGTGEVRMISGITLDRYLIPESQTLHLTYPNPTKDKATVVIDQPFNSINLKLVNIAGQTILSQLTVVETAYTFDLSTLDNGIYFILITMDGKTEAVQIIKQG